In Melospiza melodia melodia isolate bMelMel2 chromosome 9, bMelMel2.pri, whole genome shotgun sequence, the genomic window CTTCCCTTTTTTGAAAAAGATAGAATTGTGTACAGAAAATACAGTTCCAGTTATTCCAAAATTTTTGGAAGCACTCAACTAGGATCATTTCTGGTTGAATACTGAGTACTAAGGAAGGTCTGGCTGTCCAGACAGCACAGATTATATATTCTTATTTTCTTGGGTAGGACAGTTTCACAGTTTGCCCACATGTTGAATTATTTATGTGGCTTTTCTAACAGCTGGAAGGTTACAGTATCTTTCAGTGCACCTGCAGGTAGGTATTATGTCAGTAGCAAACTCACTCTGCCTGTTTGAGGCTTGAAAAGAGCAACTGAGATGTGCATCCTTCCAAAATGCTAAATATCAAACCTTTAATCATCCAAGCCTTTCTAACAAGTTTCTTTTATTTGTTTTCAGGGATGAcaataaaataaagaaacaagATACCCCAGCAGTTTGTGATCTTCACTGCTGTAAGGATGTTCCTGTAAGAAATGGCCTTATTGGGCAGAAGCCACCCTCTATCAACCCCGAGAGACTGAAGGATTTTGGTGAGGAGGATTACCTGAACGGGGATGTGAAGACCTGGGAAATGAAGATAGTGAGCCGGAATGAGGAGTTGCTCAGGGATGCCCTTTCCTGCATCCCCCAGCCAAGCAGTAGGACCAGCCTGGCCAGCTGCAACAGGCTCATTCGCTTTGAAGACATTAGTGCAGCAGCCTTCAAAATCCAGTGTGGTGTTCAGAAAACCCCCTGCATGGTAGGGAATCTTGATGGGTTTGCATTCTCTcaatgtttctttttattttccttatgaAAGTCGATCAGAAATGAAGAAAGGGTGTGTGTGAATTGCAGCAGATAGAGATCTGTGTGAGAAGACTCGTGTTCATATTAATTGTACTTGACTGTCAATAataattttcttcttctctgtTTACACTAACCTAAATCCTCAAAGATTGCAGTGGCCTGTAAACAAAGGATAAACCACATTAGGCATAGACCTAATGCACTGTGGTATTATGCTCCCAGTGAAAACTCCTGCTAGAAGGAACCTGAGTTGGAGGTGGCAGACTATGAGTGCTTGGGTAAGCACTCTTGTGGGAGGGTCTGGTTTGGAACTAGCCCTCTTATTTGGAGGGTTTGAAGGTACAGATTTGCCTTCTGTCAGGCAGCCAGGAAGGGCTGGATATGTTCTGTAGCCAGGTATTTCTGCCACAGGTGTCTTCAGCAAAATAAGGATGCACACAAACGTGCACGTGTCATTGGTATAGAAATGACTGAGGTACCCCATCAATGTGCAAGGTCTGCTAAAGCAGAAGAGAAGTACAATGGCAAGCTGTGCTGTATTTCTGTGCTTTTTCGTTGTGTTTTTCTACCATTGGGAGCTCTTCAAGCAGGCTACTCTGGGCTCTCTGGGTAATCTCTTTTCCTTTTGGTGGGTGGAAAGAGGGTCTTTGCCAAATGGCAATTCTAGCAGCAGTCCCAAATCACACTCTCAGTGAATCCTTGTGGATTGTTTTTCTGGCATGCACAGGGTAAGAACCTTGCAATCTGCTTGGGGTTAGCAGTCCCTGGAGTGAAGTGGTTGGGTCCTCAAAGTTCTCCTTTTCCCCATATGATGCCTGCTGATGCAGAGACATCATAACTACTTCCAGTGTGGGTTTTTTAGCCTAGCATTCCCAAAATAAGGGTAGCTGTGCTTTTTGTAGCACATTACTGAAGTGTCTCTTGTGTCAAAGGATGTGACACAAAAGATTTGGCTGGAATGCAGGGAAGTTTTGGctagggtagagttaattttcttcacagtagctggtatggggctgtggtttggatttgtgatGAAAATATTGTTGATAAGACAGAGATGCTTTTATTATTGCTGAGCAGctcttacacagagccaaggtgtTTTCTCTTCCTCACTCCATCCCGCCAGTGAGAAGACTGGGGATGTTCAaggagttgggaggggacacagctggagctgctgaccccagctgaccaaagggacatcCCATACCATATGACACCTTGCTCAGCAATACAATTAGGGGGAAAGTTGGCTGGGGGCCTGAGGCTCAGGGCCTGGTTTTTGGTGAGCAATTGTTTTCAATTGCATAAGCTGTCTTTCTTGGGTCCTATTTATCTCtttgttatttttccttttagttacattgttgttatttatttatttgtttgtttgtttgcttgttcttACTAATTGTATATTGTATACTTATCCCAGCCCATGAGACTTCTCACTCTTACCCTTCCAATTCTCATCTCCCCCAGAGCACAGGAGCAGGGAAATGAGAAAGGAGTAGGATGATATTTAGTTGCCAATTGAGGTTAAACCATGACACCCCTCAACTTAAATAGCTCCTTGCTCCTGGTTATCCCTGGCAGATTTATACAACCCAGTTGTATCCCCTTTCTGCATTTACTGTTTCAAGCTAAACAGTCTCACTTTAGTATTTTTTTATTAACTATGCTTTAAAAATTATCAGAATAGTGGAAAGCCTATACCCATATAAAAACCTGTATATTTTACTGTGAAAATAGCCCATGACTGTTGTTATTCAAAGTAATGTTCCTGCAGAAGTTATTAGTGCATTTCATGCGCTGTTTCAAAAGCACAGAGTGGTGTTTTTGAAACACAAAAAGAAAATCTTTATTTTCACTCATCATGTAGAGGTAAGAGCCCCTTTCAAGGAAATTTCTTTAGACTAAAAAAGTGAGTGTGACTATAATCCATTTAATTAATTTAAGGGAGAAACACTTTGCAGAGGGTGATTGCTAATCTTCAGGCAAAACCACGGATGGAACATGGAGGAGGGTGGTTCCTTAGGCAGGAGTTTGCCTTGGAGCTGAGATGTGGCATCATGAGTGAATTGTAACATGTCCAAGAGGCAGTAGGCATAAGAAAACGAAGAACTGACATCAAGCTGGACACCTGGCTTGGCTGCTGATGAAGGAGCTGTGAGGGCTGTGTTGTGTTAGCTTGGTGGATGTGCTGTGTGCTGTTCCTGACACATGGTATCTGTAGTCCTTAGATAAGATCACAGTGACTCAAAGGAAATCTTACAGGCTGGTTCAGTGAGTCTTAGGAGGTCACACATCAGGTCAGTTCAACTGCAAATAGCACTGATGCCTGCTTTGTTAGAAGTAGTTGCTATATTTAGGCTATATGAAAAAATCCTCAGTTAAAGGGAGACAAAAAGGACAACCTAAAGAATTAAAATCCTGACTATCAAAATTAAAGATAAATATCAATCTAAAGTACACCACCCCTGGGGGAAAGAGTGACTTAATGACACAGTTTTAAATGTAGGAGGCTTAGCAACTTTATTATGCACAGGATTCATCTCCTTAAATCCTTTTTCTGATTGTTTGCTCTAGAATACAAGATTGTCTACTGAAACAAGCATGGCATGTGAAGCACTAGCAGCATTTCTTTTATGGTGTTCTTGTTCTATTTTGCATAGGCATTCTCCATAGATTAGGATGTTTAGGATATAAACTATTATCCTATTAGTGTGCTAAGCACTTTCCATCTTTTCAGTTTCTGCAGCCAGATTTGCAAAGGAGCAGCAAGGGGTAGCTCCTATGTCAGGATTTTCAGAAGCAAAACAGAGAATCTAGCCCCACCTATGGGTGAGGAACTTAAACATATGCTTGGAAATCCACTAAAAAGCCTCGAAGTGTTCACCTGAAACACTTTAACTGCATGCTTTAAAGCAAGTGTCTGATTCAGATATATTTAGTTTATATAAATTCACTTGGAAAGTCCTGCAGTCTGAAAGCCGTGTCTGTGCCTATTAGTGTGTACACTATGCATTGTATGTGTGACACTGCCAGATACTGCTTGAGAGAAATATTTTGTCATGCTGGTTCTGGATCTGTCTCACTTCATGACTTATCTTAAATGAGGACTTGATCCCCTAAATCACCAGGGCCTCATTTGCTTTGGCAGCCAATAGAGGAGATGGAGCCAGTTCTGAAATAGAGCTGCAATAAGCCTGGGGAGCTGGCACCCACAGGCTTACTGCAGCTCTGTTTCACAAGTTATCTTGTGTAAAACTCTGGGTTTAATGAATATGCTAATAGGAAATTAATATGTTAATACATGCTGGGAGTGTCTTATTATAAAGCTTAACaaatattttccattaaaatttttttaaatcatgCACTTGGGCAGTGCATCACGTGTAATGTGCTTGCTAATTCCCCTCAGCTCAGGCATCATTTCTGTTCCAAACACTAAGCTTTTCCAAACAGCTGCTGCTTACACTTCCAGTCCTGGGaaattgttttttattgtttccatttttctttgAGTAAGAAATGTCTTTGCTAATATTCTACTGGCCTTAGAATGCAAAATAGACAAAATAGACTCAATGGGGAATTAGTGGCAGAAACCATAGCAGAGCCATAATGGGGCTCAAGGAGATAGTTTCTGATGGCCTTTGTATCTATTAGATGATGAGCTTATTTTTTGGGTAGTCAATATCCAGTTCTGGCAAGTGCTGGAAGTGTGGGTTTTTAGataattgaaaatatttattttaatgcctgtgtttgaacagTAAGATCCAAAGCAAGTGCTATTTTCAGAGTTCTTAATGGCATGTGGTCCATATTTCACTGCTGTGAGTTTGAAAATCACTTCCATAAAGCAGAAGGACCTGGTAGGTAACAGTACTCTGTTGTGAATGAAGAACCAGAAGATGAATTTTGCTTTTTAGAGCTCATATATAGCAGTAGAATTCATGCCTCAACATGAGGTGTGGAAGTTTTTTCTTAGCAGTAGATATATTGACATACTATTATTTATCTACTCCAGTACTCTAGGCTATCCAAGCAGTATGGGATGGACATCTACCTGAAGAAGGAGTTCCTCCAGTACACGGGGTCTGTGAAGGAACGAGGTGTACTTTACCTTCTGATGTCATTGCCTCAGGTACAGCAAAATGTCAGCATTCAAAAAGGAGCACAGTAGCTCTGCTTCATGAAAATGGAGTAGAGTTGAAGATAAATTTGCCTCTAATCTCCATGGAATCACAGTGTTCTTGTCTTAAGAATCATTGTACTGAACATAGCATGTGAACAGAGATTGGTCTGAATGTAGAATACTACTTTATTTACAATTGGCTGGTCTGCTGCTGAAATTCTTAATGTTTGAAACAAAAGCTTGCAAAATGGAAACATCAGCATTTTCTTATGGCATTAAGATGCAAGTGTTTTTATGTGTACTGTAGTTCTGATGTGTTGAAACCACCAAACTGATGAGCAATGATGAAATTGAATTACAATTAGTGATGACAAAGATCTAGATCACCAATTGATTTTGTAATGAATTTCAGTTTTCTTACATGAATAGCTTGTTTATCATTTGTCATAGGAGGTCATTGCCATTGTCATAGGAGTCTCTGCAGTCATTGTTAAAATTGGCATGAgacagcagcccagagcagtggttaTTCCGCCTTTCGTAATAATATAAATGAAATCTTCTATTAAAAGGAAGcagaaatgaaataatttcatacaggcagagcagagatatAAGCTCTGAGGGACCTATCAGCTCTTCTGTGATTAGTTGGAGTTTTTCAGCTCTTTCCCATGGAACAAGAATTGAACCCAGAGGAGTGCAGGCACAGGGATTGACCTTGTGCTGTTTTAGCTTTGTGTGTAAATCCTGAGATCACACCAGCCATGCATACAGTGTACCATAACATCACAATTCAATCAGCTagtaagggaaaaaaggaaaccaGATCATTAGAATGATCCAGGATCATATGGGACAGCTATGTGACACTAACGTGCAATTGCAACTCTGTTTTCAGGAGCAGCAAAGAAAAGGGGTGATCGTGGCCTCAGACAGCAACTTCTCCATGGCTGTTGCCCACCACGCCTCAGAGCTCCGTGTGCCCGTGTTCGTGATCCTgtgccccagcacggccccggccCGCGTGAGGATGTGCCGCGACTACGGCGCCATGGTCATCTCCTACGGCAGCACGGCCAAGGACGCCCAGCTGCACGCGCGGAGGCTGGCGCAGGAGAACGGATACCTCTACCTGGAGGAGTGAGTGACAGCGGGCACGCTAGGGACAGCTCACCAGATCCTGCACAGCTCGGCAAAAACAGTCTCATTAAAATTATCACAGCTCATCCAAACGCTCCTCTTACCTGGAATATGGACAGTTACGTGTTCCCAGGCACAAATCGTGTCTTTCTGTAACAGCTGGGGACGGAGAACAAAATGAAACACACTTCTCTGCCCCTCAATTAGGCAAACTCTGATTTTTATGAGCTAATATGATAGTGGCTATAGTTTAATTCTTTAGTAACTCCATCAGAAAGTATTTAGGCTGGTGTTCATTTCTGGTCTCTCTGTTTGAAGTTACAAGGGTAACAGTTAATCTTTAAAATTGTTCAGTGAGAAAATGTGGAGCAAGAAGAGGTTAATGCTCTAAGATTTTCACATATCTGGTGCGAGGAGCAAAACTGATCCTGTCATGAAAAACAATGATTGAGAGTCTACTTCATACATATGTTTAAAGTAGCTAAGGATGAGCACAAATCTAAATTTGAACTATTTGAGGTCACTGGACAAGGCAGATCTAACAAAAACGTAAATAATACAGGCAAAAACTCTTAGAACTCCTacgtttttccttttctcttttatcTGTAGCCTCTTATGCATTCCCCCTCCGCCctgccccttttctttttttacctttcTTCAAGAAAGATTTCCAAAAGCACAGAGGGGTGAATCATTAACAGTGGTCCCTCTGATACCCTGAGCTGGAATGTTATTGTCCCCCTACCACTGCTGCTTCTGTGCAGGCTTCATCCCACTCCTGCTGTTTGTATGGCATCTCCTGCAGGGAGTGCCTGCTCCCTACCAGCTCCCAGGCACTGCTGCCTCAAACACAGTGATGGTGAGGGGTGTTGCCTGGGAAGAAGATCCCAGAATGGAGCAGAATAATAGAAGTTCTTTCCCAGCTGGTGTATTGGGAAGGCAGTACTACAGACTGTGCTGTTCAACTCCTGTGTtagctctgccagcagccagtGACGCACAGGGCTGCTTCATGGGCCTGGTCTGCCACCGTGGGCACAGTCTGGTCCCAGACTGGGATTTTCAATGGGGAATGAGGTGCCCTGAATCCCAATGAATTTTAAACACTTTAAAGCTCCTTTGAAAACCACCTTAGTTTTCCCTAACTTGGTGATTTCCAAATTTCTGTCAGCCATTTTTCAATTGATGTATTAACCTCCAGCTGGCTTGCATCAACTATCACATTCACACAAAAGAACTAAATTATTTTATTGTAATTTGATGTTTTATCTTCCCCTCATCCCTAAATAATTATTTGTTATATGAGGTAGATATTCTCCAAGTTCTTGAAGCTCCAGGGACAATGCATGTGTGGAACTTAAGTATCCAACACTGAGAAACTCTAAATGTACACACTACCAGTAATAATACTAAAGCACTCTGATTTGTTTCAGGTTACATGAAACAAGTTGTTCAATCTGTGACTGTGTTTAATTAAAAACTCACAGATGcaatttttcactgaaaaaaaaaaaaaggaagaaacccCCCACTTGAATTGTGAGGCTTTTCATAATGGGAtatctgaaaaatattttgttagGTGTAGATGTGGAGAGGTTTCCCAGTGTAATGTGTGCCTTTATGGATTGTGTGGGTCTGACACACATTCTTGACACTTGCCAAAGCTGTAAAATACCAGCTGAGCTCCCAAGAGTGTAACTTGCAAAATGTCATTGTATTCGAGTTTAATTCTAGCTGGGATGCAATCCATAGCAATTTGGTCTCTGGGTCTCCTCACCCAGGAATTCATTCTGCCCTTCCTGAGGCAGAAGGGTTGGGTACGtgactgggctgggctgtgcctgcagctgggtGTGTCACTGTCAGCTCTTCCCATTGCTGGGTGCAATTAAAATTCTGTGTCATGAAAATGACCGTGCAAGAATTCAAATAGATGGAGAACACCTTTTTTCTCGGTTGCAACTTCCTGGGGAATCCCAGGAAGGAAATGTGATTTTTCAAATTGGAATTCAATCATTTATTTTGCCTAATTGCTGCCTAGGTGCCCTGAAATTTTTGCTAACTACAGGGGCTCAGGACCTCATTATAAATGCAATGTGACTATTGCCAATAACTAAGTCCCTCTGTGCGGATGTGAGAAACATTCCTTTGTGAATCAGGGAGGAAAGGGTGCTGCAGATTGAATTACACATCTTCCATCCTTGAGAGcccatttctttcttgtgtaaccCCATATCTGAATGCTGATCAAACCTGATTATTTCTGATCTGGTTAGTCTGTTACTCTATCCAACAGACTGAGTTCTTTCCTTGGAACAAATACAAACAGAGCCTTGTAGCTGCCACACCAAAACTTCATTGGAAAACTACAGCCTGACAGCCCATCTTTGACTGCTGATATATCACACATTTCAAAAGGCAAATATCCAAGTTTCTGGCTCTGGCTCAAAAATGCTTGTTTCAGTCTCCAGTCTAGATTTATCTGCCCTCTTCCTTCATTTTGCCTCAATggcatattatatattttttactttcaaaaagcAAAAGTTATTAGTCAAATGCAAAGAAATGCACCCATTTTATTATAAAAGCTGATGGCTGATCAGTGAACTCATGTTTCAACTGGATGTTATCAAGGAAAAGATGGTGATCTGAGATTGCTAATAGCTCTCCATGCTCAGAGCAGTCTCATTTGGACAGTTTTCAGTTGTTAGAGAGGCTTTATTCCTTCAGTGAATGTTTCAAGCCTTCCTTCATTTTTGCAGGTCCCCTTGTACCCCATGGAACTATGGCAGGGGTAGCTCCACAAACTTGGATTTGAACCTTATTTGGGAATAAGTCTCCAGAACTGTTCAGGAGCCCAGTGATATCTTTTGTCACATATAAGGAGGAGGAGAGAGCTCCTTCAGTATCTTGATGAAGACAGTAAATACAAGGATTCAGTTACTCATTCCACTATGACTTCTTGCCTTTGTCTATGGCTGTGCTACAGGAGTGGAAGTTCATTAATCCAAACCTTTCTTATGTAGTTATATAGACCTTGGCCCTGAAGAATTTTCTGTGAGGTAACTTCTCAAGGGCCTTGGTCTCCTCCTTGCAGGAATTCTGTGCTCTTACACTGAGCCTCTCTGTGCCTGTCGAACAGGTACAGTAATAAAAAAAGTTTCCTAGTACCCAAACATCCTTGGGTCAAGTAAATCAAGTATAACCATTTGATTTGCAATTCTGTTTGCCAGAAAAAGCAGAATGTACAGACAGCTCGTATTTATTTTCTTACATGTAGTTCTACATTTACATCATTGCTAACTTGTAAATAAAATGCAAACCAGCTTTTAGAAATAGATCCAGGTCAGTCATGACGGTATACTGGAGCTTTCTTCATTTTTTGATGCTGCTTGTCCCTATTATTTATACTACATTTGCCTGAAAGTATTTTACCAGTAAATATTTTGGCATGACTAAGTGCTTTGCTTAATGGAAAGGTATCAGATATTGGCTGTGGACTGTGGAAAGACAACTCTAGCAGTCTCCTTGATATTTGTGAGGTTGAACACACTGCTTAAATCTCATGAAAATTTCCATTCATCACAAGCACTAAATCCACTGATAAGTAAAGAGAGGATTCCTTTTCGAGGCTTTGCTTGTACTTTAGACTGCAACATTTAAAATTTATGAGGCCGAAGGAAGTGATGGCAATGGAAATATGACTTCTCCCTGCCATTTCTGTAAACCCCTGATAACAATGGGAGTTCAGTGTTCTTCAGTCTGAAAACTCTTTGAGGGGCTTGTCTATAGCACAGGTTTTCTCCCAGTGggcaggagcaggctgtgccACCTCATGGCACCATCCTGTTGCATCACCTCCTCCCCTCATGTGCTGCTGATTTACTCAcatttatctttttctgctgAACAAGATCTTGAAAGCAGTAGATGGAATTATTATTCCTGCCCTGACCTCCCTGATGTGTGCCCTTCCATCTGCAGGGAGGACAGTGCTGTGTACCTGTCAGGCCTGGGGACCGTGGGGCTGGAGATGTACGAGCAGGTGCCAAAGCTGGACGCCGTGATTTTCCCTGCAGGAGGCCACTGTGGCTTGCTGGCAGGGTCAGCTGCTGCACTCAAACACCTCAACCCACATATTTCTGTAATTGTAAGTTGCCTTTCACCTATTAAGCATTGCTGTTTACAAAAGACACTGGTATCTAGTGACACTTGCAGAGACTGCCTATGCTGAGGCAGGAACTCTCTGATCCCGTGGGCTTTGCCTCAGAGAAGACCCTGTAAGAACCAGAGAAGTTCCTGTCCCTTGGCAGTTTGGCTGGATTTAAGAGAAAAGCATGGGAAGTCTTCTCCTAAGCAAATAAAATCCAGTTCTGTGTTTTGAAATAAGTTCTTACTGGAAAAATTTGGTCCTAAGTAAGCCGCAGAATAAGTTTAGTGGTAGCATGGTTGTTTTGACACTTGAAATTGATTGTTAATTTGAAGAGGAAATTTCTGTAGATTTGGCTGTCTACTTTGGTGGTAACTTCTGCTACAACTGGTTCAATAAAAAAGTGACAACCTCTCTCTTCCTCAGGGAGTTGAATCTGAAAGTTTCCCAGTATTGCAAGAGTCCTTAAAAGCTGGCCACCCAAATGACGACCAGGCCTGCAACAATCATCACTTCTATGGAGGTGAGAAAATGCAATATTCTTTTGGAGGTAAAATAAAGGTTGTAACAGATTTCTCCAACTATATAATTTTCTTACTATTTCAATTCAAACATATTTTAAGGAAGTTCTCTGAAGAGTTACAATTTAGTTCAAGCTGTAAGAGCAAATTCTGCCACATTTTCCCCCACACCCTGATGGGGTAAAATATTATTTCTAGTACATGAATACTTAGAAATATGAGATTATTTGTCTGAACGTTGTGCTCACACACAGCATCTAAACCAGTGAAGTCAATGGGAAAGCTCTTGtggaaaaggcaggaaaatgaTGCAGTGCTTAAATATTTAGACCCAAAACTGTACTCAGAACAAAAGTGCTTGTAAATGGTAGAGTTGTTTCCTTATCATTTGCTCAAAAAACCTCATCTGTTAAGCAATTTAAGAACATCCTGTTTGCCTGATGTTCAAATCTCTGGAAGTTTTGGATTAAATGGGAGTTTTGTAAGAAACTTCTAATTTCTCTTGGTTAGCTCTGCCTGTGTCTGCACTCTtagccagctgtgctgctggagctaACAATCCCAATACCATGCTTGGGTCTCCTCTCCTTCAATCCTCCTTGAATAGTGAAAAGCACTGGGCTGCAGGGTCACTCTCACACTGCAACAATACCAATGAAGTATCAGAAGTTTCTTGAAGGGGTCCAAAATGGCAAAATCTTCTTGTGAGAGTTGTTCTTTCATTGCCAAACACGTTTCTGTCACATGAAAAAAATCAAGTAACTTAAGGTCATGTAACAGCAGTGTGCTGCACTCATTAAAGGCACAAACCAGCCAGGACTCTAAAAAATGTTGAATATGTCTAAAGCAGCCAACttcatttttttgtcttttgaaaTCTGCAGATGTGAGTGGAGTTTGCTTTGGCAGCAATTCTTTGCAGCTGACCGGGAAGCTTGTGGATAAAGTTGTTACTGTGAGGTGGGTGAAGAAAAGCAGTGAAATGAATAACTCAGGATGCACGTTGTTTTGTATGAAAAATGCAACATGCAGACTAGGGGAGTGTGGGCATGGGGTACCTTTCCTTCCAAGAGGGGCACTGAAGGCTTTGAACCCAGACCCACAAACCATAGAAATCACAGAGTAGCTCAAATTGGAAGAGATCTATGaaggattatcaagtccaactcccagctcctcacaggactaCCTAAAACTAAGTGATATGACTGAAAGTGTTGTCCAAACTCACCCTTTGGCCAAAATTTCACCTGCCACCACTACCTGGTCATGCTCTGGATGTAAAACTTGTCCTTGTGTTCTGCAACACTTGAAGGCAGCCCTTGACAAACCTCTTCTAAATCTTCACAAGGCCACATTTGTGGAATACACTTGCTACTAGGATTTGGGTAATATTTCTAGTAAAAAGCCATCCTGTCTTTCAGTTAATAATGAGTCTGATGTacgcagcagcagcacagcattcTGTAACACCACCTTGGGGTCACATGTATCTGGGTGGATGGTAAGAACCCAGTTACCCATAAATGTGTTATCTTCTGCTTCTGGGAGCTCTTTTGATTTGATTTGTTTTGACCCAGGTCTCTCTTTCAGGGAGGAGGACATCC contains:
- the LOC134422096 gene encoding L-threonine ammonia-lyase-like isoform X2 is translated as MNFAAQFIYFRVLKNRSPRERYREDEDYDPFWQSYAEQLFLKKDDNKIKKQDTPAVCDLHCCKDVPVRNGLIGQKPPSINPERLKDFGEEDYLNGDVKTWEMKIVSRNEELLRDALSCIPQPSSRTSLASCNRLIRFEDISAAAFKIQCGVQKTPCMYSRLSKQYGMDIYLKKEFLQYTGSVKERGVLYLLMSLPQEQQRKGVIVASDSNFSMAVAHHASELRVPVFVILCPSTAPARVRMCRDYGAMVISYGSTAKDAQLHARRLAQENGYLYLEEEDSAVYLSGLGTVGLEMYEQVPKLDAVIFPAGGHCGLLAGSAAALKHLNPHISVIGVESESFPVLQESLKAGHPNDDQACNNHHFYGDVSGVCFGSNSLQLTGKLVDKVVTVREEDILISMLRLLEYERATVDAEGAIGLAALVAGKLPELKGKRVAVVICSGNLELHLLQQCIARALTLDNRVCRFSLVISDCPGDMSKLLELLAREEARVLDIKQERTFVTSELFTVEVICTVETRDKIHTAQLRNALLERYPTAAWTER
- the LOC134422096 gene encoding L-threonine ammonia-lyase-like isoform X1; amino-acid sequence: MVSPRGPPRARPMDMTAPGPLLPPYAVVVGVLLRLVVYLVAVLYSYAEQLFLKKDDNKIKKQDTPAVCDLHCCKDVPVRNGLIGQKPPSINPERLKDFGEEDYLNGDVKTWEMKIVSRNEELLRDALSCIPQPSSRTSLASCNRLIRFEDISAAAFKIQCGVQKTPCMYSRLSKQYGMDIYLKKEFLQYTGSVKERGVLYLLMSLPQEQQRKGVIVASDSNFSMAVAHHASELRVPVFVILCPSTAPARVRMCRDYGAMVISYGSTAKDAQLHARRLAQENGYLYLEEEDSAVYLSGLGTVGLEMYEQVPKLDAVIFPAGGHCGLLAGSAAALKHLNPHISVIGVESESFPVLQESLKAGHPNDDQACNNHHFYGDVSGVCFGSNSLQLTGKLVDKVVTVREEDILISMLRLLEYERATVDAEGAIGLAALVAGKLPELKGKRVAVVICSGNLELHLLQQCIARALTLDNRVCRFSLVISDCPGDMSKLLELLAREEARVLDIKQERTFVTSELFTVEVICTVETRDKIHTAQLRNALLERYPTAAWTER